In Chromobacterium rhizoryzae, one genomic interval encodes:
- a CDS encoding transglycosylase SLT domain-containing protein — protein MAAGLSAGALALLPLLAASIGQYWPDMPARSVLAAQVEQESGWRVNAKLHTSRELGAGLGQFTKAFNKDGSVRFDAIGEMTAAHPEALRGWSWANAYAPHYQLPAVVLKNRDAYRLIKWASTDYDRLAMMDASHNSGLGSVIKRRRKCANTRGCDPGRWFGHLERSSTQSKVRHAGYGQSFADITNTHVRNVMIVRRPKYQAYFREK, from the coding sequence GTGGCTGCGGGGCTGAGCGCCGGCGCGCTGGCCCTGCTGCCGCTGCTGGCGGCGTCCATCGGGCAATACTGGCCGGACATGCCGGCGCGCTCGGTGCTGGCGGCGCAGGTCGAGCAGGAAAGCGGCTGGCGCGTCAATGCCAAGCTGCACACCTCCCGCGAGCTAGGCGCCGGACTGGGGCAGTTCACCAAGGCATTCAACAAGGATGGCAGCGTTCGCTTCGATGCCATCGGCGAGATGACTGCCGCCCACCCGGAAGCGCTGCGCGGCTGGTCCTGGGCAAATGCCTACGCTCCGCACTACCAGCTGCCGGCCGTAGTGCTGAAAAACCGCGATGCCTACCGCCTGATCAAGTGGGCGTCTACCGACTACGACCGGCTGGCGATGATGGACGCCTCGCACAACTCGGGGCTGGGTTCCGTGATTAAGCGCCGGCGCAAGTGCGCCAATACGCGTGGCTGCGACCCGGGCCGCTGGTTCGGCCACCTCGAGCGCAGCAGCACGCAGTCGAAGGTGCGCCACGCCGGCTACGGTCAGTCGTTCGCCGACATCACCAACACCCACGTGCGCAACGTAATGATCGTGCGCCGACCGAAGTACCAAGCCTATTTCAGGGAAAAATAA
- a CDS encoding DUF6127 family protein has product MTAPKCAADDRVILPLDEFKELMRSAAEEGANQALAKLGLGDKDAAEELREARNLVRTLAGVRKQMLTTATIAITMLVIGIFGGGLLEWAKKALTGGH; this is encoded by the coding sequence ATGACTGCACCGAAATGCGCTGCAGACGACCGCGTCATCCTGCCGCTCGATGAGTTCAAAGAGCTTATGCGTTCGGCAGCCGAGGAAGGGGCAAACCAGGCGCTCGCCAAGCTCGGACTGGGAGACAAGGACGCCGCCGAAGAACTGCGCGAAGCGCGCAACCTGGTAAGAACGCTCGCCGGCGTGCGCAAGCAGATGCTGACCACGGCCACCATCGCAATCACGATGCTCGTGATTGGTATTTTTGGTGGCGGCCTGTTGGAGTGGGCCAAGAAGGCGCTGACGGGAGGGCATTGA